One genomic window of Centropristis striata isolate RG_2023a ecotype Rhode Island chromosome 20, C.striata_1.0, whole genome shotgun sequence includes the following:
- the pcbd1 gene encoding pterin-4-alpha-carbinolamine dehydratase, producing MAGKIQSLTEEERAHLLPLLRNAQWVEVVGRDAIYKEFIFKDFNQAFGFMSRVALQAEKMDHHPEWFNVYNKVQITLSTHECAGLSQRDITLATFVDQASMM from the exons ATG GCTGGTAAAATCCAGAGTCTGACTGAGGAGGAGAGGGCCCACCTACTCCCCCTGCTACGCAACGCTCAGTGGGTGGAGGTTGTGGGACGGGATGCCATTTAcaaagagtttatttttaaagactttaaCCAG gCTTTTGGTTTCATGTCCAGAGTGGCTTTACAAGCAGAGAAGATGGATCATCATCCTGAGTGGTTCAATGTCTATAATAAG GTCCAGATCACTCTCAGCACACATGAGTGTGCAGGACTGTCCCAGCGAGACATCACTTTGGCCACCTTCGTTGACCAGGCGTCAATGATGTGA